A region of Brevundimonas sp. NIBR10 DNA encodes the following proteins:
- a CDS encoding Lrp/AsnC family transcriptional regulator → MDFHFFLFDALGSNPPTPSLHEGPDMASLADLDETDLKILDVVQRNAPMTTAELAERVGMSQSPCWRRLTRLKDDGYIIDQVTRLSADKMGLRTNVFANVKLSAHGRTNLNEFIEAVSRIPEVLEVHPTMGPFDFLLRIITRDVEDYRELAFGRLLTLPTVQEINSTMSLGPVKMTTALPIR, encoded by the coding sequence ATGGACTTTCATTTCTTTTTGTTCGATGCCCTTGGATCAAACCCGCCCACCCCCTCGCTGCACGAAGGACCAGACATGGCTTCCCTAGCCGATCTCGACGAAACAGACCTGAAGATCCTCGACGTCGTCCAGCGCAATGCGCCAATGACGACGGCAGAACTCGCCGAGAGAGTTGGTATGTCCCAATCGCCGTGCTGGCGTCGTCTCACACGATTGAAAGATGATGGCTATATCATCGATCAGGTCACGCGCCTGTCAGCAGACAAGATGGGCCTGCGCACGAATGTATTTGCCAACGTCAAACTGTCAGCTCACGGTCGAACCAATCTTAATGAGTTCATCGAAGCCGTATCTCGGATTCCTGAGGTTCTGGAAGTCCATCCGACCATGGGCCCCTTTGACTTCTTGCTACGGATTATCACGCGCGATGTGGAGGACTACCGGGAGCTAGCCTTTGGCCGATTGCTGACCCTTCCGACTGTCCAGGAGATCAACTCGACAATGTCGCTCGGCCCGGTCAAAATGACTACCGCCCTGCCAATTCGCTAA
- a CDS encoding thiamine pyrophosphate-dependent enzyme: protein MKNRPALRLHIPEPEARPGDTPAFDRALIPEPGDTRRPETTALEAEMRDLPFGLVRVLNDAGEASGPWNPHLPVETLLAGQRAMLLTRAFDERLFRAHRQGKTSFYMKSTGEEAIGAAQSLFLDRDDMCFPTYRVLSWLMARNYPLIDLCNQIFSNADDPLKGRQLPILYSARKYGFYSLSGNVGSRFGHAVGWAMASAFKGGDSIALAYIGEGTTAEGDFHEALTFASVYRAPVILCVTNNQWAISSFSGIAGANETTFAAKALAYGLPGLRVDGNDFLAIWAATEWAAERARNNLGATLIELYTYRASGHSTSDDPSKYRPADEAEAWPLGDPVERLKTHLIGLGAWDEQRHAALIAELDAEVRAAVKAAEAVGTLGKSKPSVKEMFEGVFKDPDWRVTEQRRELGI from the coding sequence ATGAAGAACCGTCCCGCCCTTCGACTTCATATTCCCGAGCCCGAGGCCCGGCCGGGGGATACGCCAGCCTTCGATCGGGCGCTGATCCCGGAGCCCGGTGACACGCGTCGGCCCGAGACGACGGCCCTCGAGGCCGAGATGCGTGACCTGCCCTTCGGGTTGGTGCGCGTTCTGAATGACGCGGGCGAGGCGTCAGGACCCTGGAATCCGCATCTACCGGTGGAGACCTTGTTGGCTGGTCAACGGGCGATGCTTCTTACCCGCGCCTTCGACGAGCGGCTGTTTCGCGCGCACCGCCAGGGCAAGACCAGCTTCTACATGAAGTCCACCGGCGAGGAGGCGATCGGCGCAGCCCAGTCGTTGTTCCTCGACCGCGACGACATGTGTTTCCCGACCTATCGAGTGCTCAGCTGGCTGATGGCGCGGAACTATCCGCTGATCGACCTGTGCAACCAGATCTTCTCCAACGCTGACGACCCCCTGAAGGGGCGGCAGTTGCCGATCCTGTATTCGGCGCGGAAATACGGCTTCTACTCGCTGTCTGGAAACGTCGGCAGTCGGTTCGGCCACGCGGTCGGATGGGCCATGGCTTCCGCGTTCAAGGGAGGTGACTCCATCGCGCTAGCCTATATCGGCGAGGGCACGACGGCCGAGGGCGATTTCCACGAGGCCCTGACTTTTGCTAGTGTTTACAGGGCCCCGGTGATCCTGTGCGTGACCAACAACCAGTGGGCCATCTCGAGTTTCTCGGGCATCGCGGGCGCCAATGAGACCACCTTCGCCGCCAAGGCCCTGGCCTATGGCCTGCCGGGGCTGCGGGTCGACGGCAACGACTTCCTGGCTATCTGGGCGGCGACGGAATGGGCGGCGGAGCGGGCGCGGAACAATCTCGGCGCGACCCTGATCGAGCTCTACACCTATCGGGCATCCGGCCATTCGACCTCCGATGATCCGAGTAAATACCGTCCCGCTGACGAGGCCGAGGCCTGGCCGCTGGGCGATCCGGTTGAGCGGCTGAAGACCCATCTGATCGGGCTTGGAGCCTGGGACGAGCAACGCCATGCGGCTCTGATCGCGGAACTGGACGCCGAGGTTCGCGCGGCAGTCAAGGCGGCCGAGGCGGTCGGCACGCTCGGTAAGTCCAAGCCGAGCGTGAAGGAGATGTTTGAGGGTGTCTTCAAGGACCCTGACTGGCGCGTCACTGAACAACGTCGCGAATTGGGGATCTGA
- a CDS encoding alpha-ketoacid dehydrogenase subunit beta: MPTMNMIQALNSALDVVLTEDPDTLIFGEDVGYFGGVFRVTDGLQKKHGLTRCFDAPISEGGIIATAIGMGAFGLRPIPEIQFADYILPAFDQLVSEAARLRYRSNGEFWAPITVRSPYGGGIFGGQTHSQSPEAIFAHITGLKTVIPSNPYDAKGLLIASIEDDDPVIFLEPKRLYNGPFDGRHEQALKTWAGDPMAEVPAGHYTVPLGKAATVREGTEATVLAYGTMVHVALAGIEDSGVDAELIDLRSIVPLDVDAIVASVKKTGRCVILHEASRFGGFGGELSALVQERCFYHLKSAVQRVAGWDTPYPHAFEWDYFPGPARLAAALKRAMED, encoded by the coding sequence ATGCCGACCATGAACATGATCCAGGCGCTGAACTCGGCGCTCGATGTCGTCCTGACCGAGGATCCCGATACGCTGATCTTCGGCGAGGACGTCGGCTATTTTGGCGGCGTTTTCCGGGTGACGGACGGATTGCAGAAGAAGCATGGCCTGACCCGCTGCTTCGACGCCCCGATCTCGGAAGGGGGTATTATCGCCACGGCCATCGGCATGGGAGCGTTCGGTCTGCGGCCGATCCCCGAGATCCAGTTCGCCGACTATATCTTGCCGGCGTTCGACCAACTGGTGTCGGAGGCAGCCCGGCTGCGCTACCGGTCGAACGGGGAGTTCTGGGCACCGATCACGGTGCGGTCTCCTTATGGCGGAGGCATCTTCGGGGGGCAGACGCACAGCCAGAGCCCGGAAGCGATCTTTGCCCATATCACGGGCCTCAAGACTGTGATCCCGTCCAATCCCTATGACGCCAAGGGCCTGTTGATCGCCTCGATCGAGGACGACGATCCGGTCATCTTCCTGGAGCCGAAGCGGCTCTACAACGGGCCGTTCGACGGGCGGCACGAGCAGGCGCTGAAGACCTGGGCCGGCGATCCGATGGCCGAGGTTCCAGCGGGCCACTACACCGTGCCGTTGGGCAAGGCGGCGACGGTGCGCGAGGGGACCGAGGCAACGGTGCTGGCCTATGGCACCATGGTTCACGTCGCCTTGGCTGGGATCGAGGACAGCGGGGTGGACGCCGAGCTGATCGACCTGCGCTCCATCGTGCCGCTGGACGTCGACGCCATCGTAGCCTCGGTGAAGAAGACCGGGCGGTGCGTGATCCTGCACGAGGCGTCGCGGTTCGGCGGCTTCGGCGGCGAGCTGTCGGCCCTGGTCCAGGAGCGCTGCTTCTATCACCTGAAGAGCGCGGTGCAGCGGGTTGCGGGCTGGGACACGCCTTATCCGCACGCC